The nucleotide sequence ATTTCTTGTAATTCATCTATAATGATCCATCTTATATTTCCTAATAATTCTCTCATTTTCTGGTTTACTAGTAAATAGAGCAATGTTTCAGGTGTTGTTAGAAGTAAATCAGGTGGATCTTCCAAGATCCTTTTTCTTTGCCTCTCCGTTGAATCTCCGTGTCGAATCGCTATTTTTATTCCTAATGCGCTACCTATCCTACTTAATCTATCTTCAAGATCTCTATTTAATGCTCTTAATGGAGTAATATATATAGCAGAAATTTTCTCAGCATTTGAGCTTAGTATTTTATAAAAAACTGGGAAAATAGCAGTTTCTGTTTTTCCAAAGCCAGTCGGTGCAATAACAATAGTGTTCTTACCCTTGAGTATAATTGGTATTCCTATTTTTTGTATAGGGGTAAGACTCTTATAGCCAAGTTCGTTCAACTTATTGATAAATGTCTGAGAAACACTTATCATAAACTACATAATAACCTTATTTCTGAGACTAATATAAGATATGTTGAGAAAACACGTTATAATAATAGTCTTTTTAGTCCTTGAATTTCTCATATTTACGTATTTAGTTAATACTGGATATTTGAATATTTCAAATATAAACCTATATATATTCACTTTATATCTCATAAGTGTTATTATAGCTATAAATGGAATAATAATCTTTATTTTGACTGGTTCCTTAATTATTTCATTTTCCTATTTTCCTGTCCAATTATTCATTTATCAGCTTATAGCAGGTAATATTACAATTTCATTTCTAACAGATGTTCTATTGCCGAGTCTAATAGGATATTTTTATCTTTTATTTTTCATTTCAATAATTACGTGGATTATAAGAAGGAATATATCAGATTCATGGTTGGATCAGATAAGAACTTACGGTCACAAGTTTTCTATCAAGAGACTCGCTATTTCTTTGGTCATAAGTTTAGTTGAATTAATTCTTCTTAAAAATTATTATTTATTTTTTGGTTCACTCCTTTCTTCTATAGGTTTTTCATTTTTTGGAGAGATTACAGATGTTCCGTTGGTTCTTCTTTCATGGATAATCTTTCCTTATTCGATTTCTCCAAAAATTCGGACTGAAAATAAGGGTATATGCATAGGTAAAATAGTTGGAGTTTTATCTAAGGGTAGTATCCTAGATTCTTCTTTAGGGAATATCACAACAACTTCTAAGTACAAATGGATAAAATTAAATCAGGATTTTTGTGTTAACTTTAGTAATTCTAAAAATTTCAACTCAATAATTATAGGTACAAGCGGATCGGGCAAGTCAAGTCTGGCTACTCTGATTTCAAAAAAGCTTAACGTGTCATTTACCATATTTGATCTTCATGGAGAATATTCTATTCCTAATGCAGTTAAGATTGATATGTCAAAAGTTACCATAAATCCACTAAGTCTATTTGGTCGAAGTCCAAAGGAAAGAGCATTAGAAGTAAGTTACATGCTCAAGAGTCTCTTTAATCTAGGCAATATCCAGACAATTGAGCTATCTAACCTAATACTTGAGGCTTATATGGAGAAAGGAATAGATCCTGATGATATGGACACATGGAAGAATCCTACGCCAAATTTTAGGGATTTGCTTCTCTTGCTCGAACGTAAGAAAAAAGCTGCCATAACTTCGCAGGATATATCCAAATATCAGTCAATAGAACCTTATTTGATATTTCTTTCCTCCACAATATTTACCCAAAATAACGTCAATATTATTGATATCCTAGAAAAGAATTGTGTACTTGATTTTTCTACTATACCAACCAATGAGGTTAAACACATAGTAATGGAGACTATTCTTAAGGGAATACAGAGCTACATGTATTTGGAGAAGTTTCCTGATATAAGGAAAATGATAATCATAGATGAAGCACCATTTCTGCTGAGTAAAGATTCATCAAGGGAGTTGATTAATAGATTATTTTCAGAAGGGAGAAAGTTCGGGTTTGGTTTTGTGGTAATTTCGCAAACAGTAGATTATGTCAAAGATCTGTTTGGAAATGCATATCTCACTTTTGTATTAAATGTATTAGAACCTAGAGAATCAGAATATTTAAGTAGATATTTTGGTGGACAAGATAACGATATGTATTTAGCTGTATATGAGACTTTACAAAAATTACCCAGAGGATTTTTTATTGTAAGGGATTTATTAGGTAGATTTATATATTTAGTTCAGGCTGACTTTGGTGAGTAATTATGTCTGAGGACGATTCTAAAAAGGAGCCTGAGCCAGAGGAAACTGAGGCAGAAATAAAGCATGAAGAAATTAGCAGAGAAGAGGATGACGAGGGGGGAGAGTTTT is from Sulfolobus acidocaldarius DSM 639 and encodes:
- a CDS encoding ATP-binding protein, which translates into the protein MNISNINLYIFTLYLISVIIAINGIIIFILTGSLIISFSYFPVQLFIYQLIAGNITISFLTDVLLPSLIGYFYLLFFISIITWIIRRNISDSWLDQIRTYGHKFSIKRLAISLVISLVELILLKNYYLFFGSLLSSIGFSFFGEITDVPLVLLSWIIFPYSISPKIRTENKGICIGKIVGVLSKGSILDSSLGNITTTSKYKWIKLNQDFCVNFSNSKNFNSIIIGTSGSGKSSLATLISKKLNVSFTIFDLHGEYSIPNAVKIDMSKVTINPLSLFGRSPKERALEVSYMLKSLFNLGNIQTIELSNLILEAYMEKGIDPDDMDTWKNPTPNFRDLLLLLERKKKAAITSQDISKYQSIEPYLIFLSSTIFTQNNVNIIDILEKNCVLDFSTIPTNEVKHIVMETILKGIQSYMYLEKFPDIRKMIIIDEAPFLLSKDSSRELINRLFSEGRKFGFGFVVISQTVDYVKDLFGNAYLTFVLNVLEPRESEYLSRYFGGQDNDMYLAVYETLQKLPRGFFIVRDLLGRFIYLVQADFGE